The nucleotide sequence GTACTACTAGCTTTTAAGATACTTTTGTTCTtgtttgtttttgtgtttgtgggtattttcttttttccatttttaatacatatttttcatgtaaaaaaaaaaattcaagaatttgaAGGAAGTATGAATCTTGTTGCTAGTTCTAGTGTTTCTTGGaaatctaatagtaataatagtgatagagttgaaaaaaatgagttTCCAGCAGGTTTAAGAgtacttgttgttgatgatgatccTACTTGTTTAAGGATCTTGGAGAAGATGCTTAGGAATTGTCATTATGAAGGTATTGGGTTTTGTTTTTTTTGATGTtatgttatatgtatatgtatactatgtgtttgtaaatcaagaattGTACTTGAAGTTTTGTGTTTTGTTAAAGAGTTGACCTTTTCTTGATGCTTATTTGTTGTTGAAGTTTGAGTCttgtttgttggttttgtttttttatgttgaatttgagCTTGTGGGGTGGATGGTGGATGTGTTTTTTGTTACTTAATTTGGTTGATTGGTTTGGATTTGAAGGGTAGGATGTATCACTAACAGAGGTAGATGATTAATGGATAAGATTTGATTTTCATGTGATTTGGAAATGaaagaagatttctttttggATCTTCTATTGACCTTCTTTTGATGTTCCTTAGTTGTTAAAGTTCAAAgtctttgttgtttttgttttttgtgttgaATTGGACCTTCTGGTGTTCTTTAGTTCaagtttttattgttgtttttgatttttgtgttgaaTTAGAAGTTGTGGAGTGGATTTTGGATGTGTTTGTTTTACTTAATTTGGTTGGTTCCTTTGGATTTGAAGAGTAGGATACAGCACCAATAGAGTATGATTAATGGATAAgatttgattttcatgagatttgGAAATAAAGGAAGGTTTCTTTTTGGATCTTAGTTGTTTTTGGTTTTTGTGTTGAATTTGACGAGGATAGTGAATATgtttttttacttaatttagtTGGTTTCTTTGGTTAATGCATAAgatttgattttcatgagatttgGAAAGGATAAGTTGTGGAGTGGATAGTGGAtgtatttttttacttaatttggttGGTGTTTTTGGATTTAAAGGATATGATAGGTTTGGAATTCACGATgaaagaagatttctttttagaTCTGCTATTTATCTTCTCTTGGTGTTCATTTAGTTGTTAAAGTtcatgttttgttattgtttttagtttttaagttttGAGCTTGTGAAGAGGATAGTGGATGtgtttctttatttaatttggaTGATGTTTTTGGATTTGAAGGATATGATAAGTTGGAATTTAGTTATTAAAGTTCAAgtctttgttgttgtttttgctctttttgttgaatttgagtttgtggagagGATAGTGGATATGTGTTTTTTAAAACCTTAATTTAGTTGGTTTGTATTTGATGAGATTTGGAAATGAATTAAAGATCAAGTctttcttgttgtttttggtttttatgttgaatttaagCTTGTAAAGAGGAGAGTGGATGTGtcttttttacttaatttggttGGTTCCGTTGGATTTCGATAGAGAGTATGATTAATGTATATGgtttgattttcatgagatttgGAAATGATGGGTTGGGAATTCATGATGGAAGAAGATTTCATTTTGGATCTCCTATTAACCTTCTCATGGTGCTCCTTAGTTATCGAAGTTCAagttttgttcttcttttcttgttttatGTTGAATTTGAACTTGTCGAGAACATAATGGATGTgtctcttttacttaatttggttGGTTTCTTTGGATTTCAAGTACTAGTTAAACCAATAGAGAGTATGATTGGATATGAGATTTGGAAATGATAGGTTTGGGATACGTGATGAAAGAAGCTTTCTTTATCGATTCCTATTACCATCTCTTGCTGCTCATTTTATTTAAGTTCAAGCCTTTGTTCTTGTTTTTACTTTTATGTTGAATTTGAACTAGTGGAGAAGATGATTGGATGTGTTTTTTGTCTTAGTTTGGTTGGTTCCTTTGGATTTCAAGAATAGGATAAACCAATCGAGAGTATAATTAatgtataacaacaacaacaacaaacaacaacaaacccagtgtattcccacatagtgaggtctggggagggtaagatgtacgcagtccatacctctacctctaaagaagtagaaaggttgtttccgatagactcccggctcgAGACAATATGATTAATGTATAGGAtttgattttcatgaaatttagaATTTGATGAAAGATGATGTACTTTTTTGGATCTCCTATTGACCTTCTCTTGGTGCTTCTTAGTTTATTAAAGTTCACgtctttgttgttgtttttcctGTTTTATGTTGAATTTAAAGTAGTGGAGAATATAGTGGATGTgttcttttacttaatttagtTGGTTTCTTTGGAATTGAAGAATACGATAAACGAATGGAGAGTATGATCAATGTTTAAGATTTGGAATCCTAAACTTCCGCAATTAATGCTTAGGGTCGATTGAAATCCTTCATTTATGACACTGGTCTTAAATAGAATTTTGTAGGCTCTTGAGaacttattgttgttgttgttgtttgttctTATTGACTATTCATTGTTCCCCTCGTAATTCGTTCCAATTTTGTGACACTTCCAGTCACCAAGTCCAATCGAGCGGAGATTGCCTTGTCAATGCTCCGCGAGAACAGAAATGGTTTTGACATTGTTATTAGTGATGTCCACATGCCGGACATGGATGGTTTCAAACTTCTTGAGCATGTTGGTTTGGAAATGGACCTGCCTGTTATAAGTGAGTATCCCGTTTCATTTAGTTAAAGCTGTATTGTTTTCAAGTTTTGGAACTAATGACAGCCGTACTAATTGATGGTATCTGATTTCTAATTTGTCGTTTTTCTAGTGATGTCTGCGGATGACAGTAAGGATGTCGTTATGAAAGGTGTTACTCATGGTGCATGTGATTATCTGATCAAACCGGTGCGTATTGAGGCGTTGAAGAACATTTGGCAGCATGTGATTCGTAAAAAGAAGCACGAGTGGAAGGACAAAGATTTCGAACAATCGACAATCGTGGAAGATGGAGATCAACATCAAAAACCACCAGAAGACGTTGATTATTCATCTTCAGCTAATGAAGGCAACTGGAAAAGCTCAAAGAGAAGAAAGGAGGAGGAAGATGAAACTGAAGAAAGGGATGATACATCCACATTAAAGAAGCCACGTGTCGTTTGGTCGGTGGAGCTTCATCAACAGTTTGTACAAGCTGTCAACCAACTTGGAATCGACAGTATGGACCTTTTACTTCTCTTGGCTATTTCTTTACCTTAATATTTCGATGTGTCTGTGGTTCCAAACTTCCGTATTGCTTGGAACTTCGGTTATTTCAGGTCTAGGCGAATATATGCCTATTTATGATCTTTAGACCTGAAAGAAAGAGTTTTTCTCACCTGAGCTAACCTCATGATGTAACCAAATTGATGTACTATTAGTTCGAAATCCGTGACTTCTCTTTACCCAAAATGTGGTTtaacttttctttatttatatttataacgGGAAGAATCACCTAGCGTTTCTCGTTTCTACTGGGATTTGAAGCCTAGTTTCATTGTATTTTCTGTTTACTTCTTCCATCGCTGACAAAATAAATGGAAGCTGTTTGACTTGATGATGTTGGTAGTTGGTATCTCAAGAATAAAGTCCATATCACTTCTCTCCGGTGTCCTTAATATTTGATATTCCTTTAAATTTTCGTGTGAGGTTTACGTTGAAATTTGCAatgtttattcttcttattctaacCGGTAGTGTAGTCAGTGGTGTTTTTTAACCTTAGAAATGGTTTCTACTGAattgaaaaaagaatatttacCTATTTTCTAGATGCTTACTCGTCTATTTCTTGTTGCCCGATGATTTCAGAGGCTGTTCCCAAGAAAATTCTTGAACTGATGAATGTTCCCGGACTAACAAGAGAAAACGTTGCCAGCCACCTTCAGGTACTGAACAATTGTACTTCTTTCGTTTTCAAGAATATACTATTTCATGCACAATTTTAGTTGATTAGTGGAAGACTTTATGTTTGTTTTGCAACATATCGTTGataatttttctttagtttcttaGTGAAGTGCTTATTGGTGGTAATCACGTATTGCAGAAATATCGGCTGTACCTCAGGAGGTTGAGCGGTGTATCACAGCATCAGAATGGATTGAATGACTCGTTTATGGGACATCCGGAAGCAGCATACGGGACAATGACTTCTTTCAGTGGGCTTGAGCTTCAAGCTTTAGCTGCCACTGGTCAACTTCCCGCACAAAGTCTTGCTACCTTCCAGGCGGCTGCATTAGGTAGGTCTGCGACAAAATCTGCCATATCTATGCCTCTCGTAGATCAAAGAAACCTTTTCAGCTTTGAAAATCCCAAGTTGAGATATCCTGAGGGACAGCAACAGTTAAATAATAGCAATAAGCAAATTAACTTGCTTCATGGAATTCCAACAACCATGGAACCGAAGCAGCTAGCAGATCTGCACCAGTCGTCGCAGTCCTTTGTGGCTATGAATATGCAAGGGAACGCCAGAATGCAACAAAATAATGCTCTACTAATGCATATgtctcaacaacaacaaaaacagcCGTCTAGGGGTCAAATGCTAAATGAATCCAGTAACGGTCAAGTTTCTCAGCCTCCGTTGTCCATGCCACAACCTTTGTCCTCAAACGGGATACCTGCTGCAATCTTATCACGAAATGGCATCGTTGACAACGTACGAGGTCCGGTATACAATCCAGTCTCCCCAGCATCTTCAATGGTAGATTTCTCGCTAAATCAAACTACGGAGTTGCAAAACAGTTTTCCTCTTGTGAGTAGCAATTCCGGGATGTCAACTCTGACATCTAAAAGATTGCTTCCGGAAGAGGTTAACTCTGATATTAAAGGATCCAGAGGATTCCCTGTCGGTTACGATATTTTTGAAGAACTGCATCAGCAAAAATCGCAGGATTGGGGTATACAAAATGTCGGATCAGCCTTCGGCGCCTCTGATCATTCAGGTATACCAGGAACTCTAGATGTCTCACCGTCCATGTTAGTTCAACAAGGTATTTCGTCAATGAAGAAGAATGGACAAAATGGGAATTCGCCTATGGGCGGACCGCAACTTAACTTATTTTCCGGTGGAAATTTGCTTACTGTTAAAGCTGAACAACTTCCTGATACGAGCTATCAAAGTAACCTTTTTCTGGAGCAATTTGGACAAGATGATCTCATGAGTGCCATTTTGAAGCAGGTACTTCCGTATTCTTATCCGTACTGTAGTTTGCTTCAGAATCATAACTTATTGATGCCATTTTTTATCGCTAATATGCATGTTTATGAATTTCCAACAGCAAGAAAGCGTTTTTTTATTGCTGATATGCATATTATGAATTTCCAACAGCAAGATAGCGTTTTTTTATCGCCAATATGCATGTTATGAA is from Capsicum annuum cultivar UCD-10X-F1 chromosome 5, UCD10Xv1.1, whole genome shotgun sequence and encodes:
- the LOC107870228 gene encoding two-component response regulator ARR1 isoform X2 translates to MNLVASSSVSWKSNSNNSDRVEKNEFPAGLRVLVVDDDPTCLRILEKMLRNCHYEVTKSNRAEIALSMLRENRNGFDIVISDVHMPDMDGFKLLEHVGLEMDLPVIMMSADDSKDVVMKGVTHGACDYLIKPVRIEALKNIWQHVIRKKKHEWKDKDFEQSTIVEDGDQHQKPPEDVDYSSSANEGNWKSSKRRKEEEDETEERDDTSTLKKPRVVWSVELHQQFVQAVNQLGIDKAVPKKILELMNVPGLTRENVASHLQKYRLYLRRLSGVSQHQNGLNDSFMGHPEAAYGTMTSFSGLELQALAATGQLPAQSLATFQAAALGRSATKSAISMPLVDQRNLFSFENPKLRYPEGQQQLNNSNKQINLLHGIPTTMEPKQLADLHQSSQSFVAMNMQGNARMQQNNALLMHMSQQQQKQPSRGQMLNESSNGQVSQPPLSMPQPLSSNGIPAAILSRNGIVDNVRGPVYNPVSPASSMVDFSLNQTTELQNSFPLVSSNSGMSTLTSKRLLPEEVNSDIKGSRGFPVGYDIFEELHQQKSQDWGIQNVGSAFGASDHSGIPGTLDVSPSMLVQQGISSMKKNGQNGNSPMGGPQLNLFSGGNLLTVKAEQLPDTSYQSNLFLEQFGQDDLMSAILKQQESVGEVETEFGFDGYPPLDNLPV
- the LOC107870228 gene encoding two-component response regulator ARR1 isoform X3, giving the protein MNLVASSSVSWKSNSNNSDRVEKNEFPAGLRVLVVDDDPTCLRILEKMLRNCHYEVTKSNRAEIALSMLRENRNGFDIVISDVHMPDMDGFKLLEHVGLEMDLPVIMMSADDSKDVVMKGVTHGACDYLIKPVRIEALKNIWQHVIRKKKHEWKDKDFEQSTIVEDGDQHQKPPEDVDYSSSANEGNWKSSKRRKEEEDETEERDDTSTLKKPRVVWSVELHQQFVQAVNQLGIDKAVPKKILELMNVPGLTRENVASHLQKYRLYLRRLSGVSQHQNGLNDSFMGHPEAAYGTMTSFSGLELQALAATGQLPAQSLATFQAAALGRSATKSAISMPLVDQRNLFSFENPKLRYPEGQQQLNNSNKQINLLHGIPTTMEPKQLADLHQSSQSFVAMNMQGNARMQQNNALLMHMSQQQQKQPSRGQMLNESSNGQVSQPPLSMPQPLSSNGIPAAILSRNGIVDNVRGPVYNPVSPASSMVDFSLNQTTELQNSFPLVSSNSGMSTLTSKRLLPEEVNSDIKGSRGFPVGYDIFEELHQQKSQDWGIQNVGSAFGASDHSGIPGTLDVSPSMLVQQGISSMKKNGQNGNSPMGGPQLNLFSGGNLLTVKAEQLPDTSYQSNLFLEQFGQDDLMSAILKQQESVFLLLICIL